Proteins from one Malania oleifera isolate guangnan ecotype guangnan chromosome 4, ASM2987363v1, whole genome shotgun sequence genomic window:
- the LOC131152806 gene encoding uncharacterized protein LOC131152806 isoform X1, protein MIRILMQGLPLMTQKKLAFCSLVFDCSTCQPTFKFCSFASWAIKNEGINVIAEISAELQRERKKNAELLERIAALEAQMHEREKNSLLTNGHCGCPNSTARSFKRFKRQRIEPTGYKIPDVGSNGNIEMGLQMKHDIDETRCLLPEDASFEGHQLVNWMSMDETQILNFEKLKDGEAAADFDDTDDTNDKDDEYCEEDDIDIDHGDKENDKNLKASYELKKHHEGARMQINMPYMGMPSANLSEAPFSNVNNETKHDSNKDLLPPVARSIHEKKELKRHDKRETKIIGGCRTSSEILASGPGASHKGSGGLSMRRKPPKVAFCPKEVKRIIDSEALLLKKAQSHTIRKIIVFASLGIRHGCEDLYELDFNHFSILRKGEPYVSPENPGEHVLYENHGVRRKIFCTNRQNPTLCPVQILEEEKAMRPSDASCPSCLFLCIKYGGRTRNLPQNEYVRQRMGSNKLKSFGPFMCRMAMLVHIRSGSFFFKALGITLLFMAGFPDDLVQRETKSRNLDLLQKYYRTDEDAEREELFLPHPMPCDTVHPNSQQLTEKPISTKSKVKK, encoded by the exons ATGATTCGTATACTCATGCAAGGGTTGCCCTTAATGACCCAGAAAAAGCTAGCCTTTTGCAGTCTTGTATTCGATTGTTCTACTTGTCAACCCACCTTCAAGTTTTGTTCTTTTGCGTCATGG GCAATAAAAAATGAGGGCATCAATGTTATTGCAGAGATTTCAGCTGAGCTGCAGAGGGAAAGAAAGAAGAATGCAGAGCTTCTGGAGAGGATAGCCGCACTGGAAGCTCAAATGCACGAGAGGGAGAAGAATTCTCTTCTCACAAATGGACAT TGCGGTTGTCCAAATTCAACAGCCAGAAGCTTTAAAAGGTTCAAGAGACAGAGGATAGAACCAACTGGTTATAAAATTCCAGATGTAGGTAGCAATGGGAATATTGAGATGGGCTTGCAGATGAAGCATGACATTGATGAGACTCGATGCTTACTTCCTGAAGATGCTAGTTTTGAAGGCCACCAGCTGGTCAACTGGATGAGCATGGATGAGAcccagattttgaattttgaaaaacttaaagatgGTGAAGCTGCTGCTGATTTTGATGATACTGATGACACCAATGATAAGGATGATGAATACTGTGAAGAGGATGATATTGACATTGATCATGGAGACAAGGAAAATGACAAGAACTTAAAAGCTTCTTATGAACTGAAAAAGCATCATGAGGGTGCTAGGATGCAAATAAATATGCCATACATGGGAATGCCCTCTGCTAATCTAAGTGAAGCCCCATTTTCAAATGTGAACAATGAAACAAAGCATGACTCAAATAAAGATTTGTTACCCCCAGTTGCAAGATCCATCCATGAAAAGAAGGAACTTAAGAGACATGACAAGAGAGAAACAAAAATTATAGGAGGATGCAGGACATCATCAGAGATCCTTGCTTCTGGACCAGGGGCTTCTCATAAAGGGTCTGGAGGCTTATCAATGCGTAGGAAGCCTCCAAAGGTGGCATTCTGTCCAAAAGAAGTTAAGAGAATAATTGACTCAGAAGCCCTTTTATTAAAAAAAGCCCAGTCCCATACCATAAGGAAAATCATTGTTTTTGCATCTCTTGGCATAAGGCATGGTTGTGAAGATTTGTACGAATTAGACTTCAATCACTTCAGTATTTTGAGGAAGGGAGAGCCCTATGTGTCTCCAGAGAATCCTGGG GAGCATGTTTTGTATGAGAATCACGGTGTTAGAAGGAAGATATTCTGTACAAATCGGCAGAACCCAACATTGTGTCCTGTTCAAATACTTGAGGAGGAGAAGGCTATGCGCCCATCAGATGCTAGCTGTCCATCATGTTTATTTCTGTGCATTAAGTATGGTGGAAGGACAAGAAATCTTCCCCAAAATGA ATACGTCAGACAACGCATGGGAAGTAACAAGCTGAAGTCCTTTGGGCCATTTATGTGTCGAATGGCAATGCTAGTCCATATTCGTAGTGGAAGCTTTTTCTTTAAAGCCCTGGGCATTACACTTCTCTTCATGGCTGGTTTTCCGGATGACCTGGTTCAAAGAGAAACCAAGTCCAGGAACTTGGATCTGCTACAAAAATACTATAG GACAGATGAAGATGCTGAACGGGAGGAGTTATTTCTTCCACATCCAATGCCTTGTGATACT
- the LOC131152806 gene encoding uncharacterized protein LOC131152806 isoform X2, with protein sequence MIRILMQGLPLMTQKKLAFCSLVFDCSTCQPTFKFCSFASWAIKNEGINVIAEISAELQRERKKNAELLERIAALEAQMHEREKNSLLTNGHCGCPNSTARSFKRFKRQRIEPTGYKIPDVGSNGNIEMGLQMKHDIDETRCLLPEDASFEGHQLVNWMSMDETQILNFEKLKDGEAAADFDDTDDTNDKDDEYCEEDDIDIDHGDKENDKNLKASYELKKHHEGARMQINMPYMGMPSANLSEAPFSNVNNETKHDSNKDLLPPVARSIHEKKELKRHDKRETKIIGGCRTSSEILASGPGASHKGSGGLSMRRKPPKVAFCPKEVKRIIDSEALLLKKAQSHTIRKIIVFASLGIRHGCEDLYELDFNHFSILRKGEPYVSPENPGEHVLYENHGVRRKIFCTNRQNPTLCPVQILEEEKAMRPSDASCPSCLFLCIKYGGRTRNLPQNELIHNILC encoded by the exons ATGATTCGTATACTCATGCAAGGGTTGCCCTTAATGACCCAGAAAAAGCTAGCCTTTTGCAGTCTTGTATTCGATTGTTCTACTTGTCAACCCACCTTCAAGTTTTGTTCTTTTGCGTCATGG GCAATAAAAAATGAGGGCATCAATGTTATTGCAGAGATTTCAGCTGAGCTGCAGAGGGAAAGAAAGAAGAATGCAGAGCTTCTGGAGAGGATAGCCGCACTGGAAGCTCAAATGCACGAGAGGGAGAAGAATTCTCTTCTCACAAATGGACAT TGCGGTTGTCCAAATTCAACAGCCAGAAGCTTTAAAAGGTTCAAGAGACAGAGGATAGAACCAACTGGTTATAAAATTCCAGATGTAGGTAGCAATGGGAATATTGAGATGGGCTTGCAGATGAAGCATGACATTGATGAGACTCGATGCTTACTTCCTGAAGATGCTAGTTTTGAAGGCCACCAGCTGGTCAACTGGATGAGCATGGATGAGAcccagattttgaattttgaaaaacttaaagatgGTGAAGCTGCTGCTGATTTTGATGATACTGATGACACCAATGATAAGGATGATGAATACTGTGAAGAGGATGATATTGACATTGATCATGGAGACAAGGAAAATGACAAGAACTTAAAAGCTTCTTATGAACTGAAAAAGCATCATGAGGGTGCTAGGATGCAAATAAATATGCCATACATGGGAATGCCCTCTGCTAATCTAAGTGAAGCCCCATTTTCAAATGTGAACAATGAAACAAAGCATGACTCAAATAAAGATTTGTTACCCCCAGTTGCAAGATCCATCCATGAAAAGAAGGAACTTAAGAGACATGACAAGAGAGAAACAAAAATTATAGGAGGATGCAGGACATCATCAGAGATCCTTGCTTCTGGACCAGGGGCTTCTCATAAAGGGTCTGGAGGCTTATCAATGCGTAGGAAGCCTCCAAAGGTGGCATTCTGTCCAAAAGAAGTTAAGAGAATAATTGACTCAGAAGCCCTTTTATTAAAAAAAGCCCAGTCCCATACCATAAGGAAAATCATTGTTTTTGCATCTCTTGGCATAAGGCATGGTTGTGAAGATTTGTACGAATTAGACTTCAATCACTTCAGTATTTTGAGGAAGGGAGAGCCCTATGTGTCTCCAGAGAATCCTGGG GAGCATGTTTTGTATGAGAATCACGGTGTTAGAAGGAAGATATTCTGTACAAATCGGCAGAACCCAACATTGTGTCCTGTTCAAATACTTGAGGAGGAGAAGGCTATGCGCCCATCAGATGCTAGCTGTCCATCATGTTTATTTCTGTGCATTAAGTATGGTGGAAGGACAAGAAATCTTCCCCAAAATGA ATTAATCCATAATATTCTGTGCTGA